TCGGCCTGCCGGTGGTGGCGGCGGTGGCGGGCTATGCCCTGGGGGGAGGGTGCGAGCTCGTGGAGATGTGCGACATCGTCATCGCCGCTGATACGGCCCGCTTCGGCCACCCCGAGGTCTCGGTGGGCACCATGCCCGGAGCCGGCGGCACCCAGCGCCTCCCCCGGGCCATCGGGAAGCACAAGGCCCTGGACCTGCTCCTCACGGGCCGGATGATGGATGCCGCCGAAGCCGAGCGGGCGGGGTTGGTGTCGCGGGTCGTGCCTCCGGCGGAGCTCTTGGACACGGCGCTCGCCGTCGCACGCAGGATCGCGTCGCACTCCAGGCCCGTCCTCAAGCTCCTCAAGCAGGCCGTGGTCCAGTCCCAGGGGATGCCGCTGGGGGAAGGCCTGGCCTTCGAGCGCAAGCTCTTCCAGCTCACGTTCGGGTTCGAGGATCGCAGGGAAGGGATGGAGGCGTTCGTGGAGAAGCGAAAGCCCCGGTTCCGCCACCGGTGAACCCGATGCGACGTCGCCCCGGGGGGCAATCCCCGGGCGGCACTCGCCGGTCCACCCGCGTCAGGCCGGCATCGTCACGAAGCGGGTGCCTTCCCCCGAACCCGGGCGTCGAACTTGGCCTTGTCGATGACGAAGCGCTCGTGGCGGCCCCTGGAGATGCGATCGACACCGTCGTGGGCTTCCAGGTGGAAGACCAGTTTTCGGCCGCTCACCTCCACGAGCTCGACCCGGGCCGTGACCGCGAGCCCCGGCGGGGTGGCGGCTTCGTGGCTCACGTCGATGTGGGTGCCCACGGTCTGTTCGGCGGGCCAATCCAGATGGGGGTTGACCGCCTGGATGCAGGCCCACTCGAACAAACCCACCAGGAACCCGGTGGCAAACACGACCGGCATCGCCCGAAACTCTTCTGCCTCCGGGTAGAGCGCCGGAACGGTCTTCGAGGCGGGAACCACGAACCGGTGCTCGTAGGTGATGCCTGGTTTGAGCGTCTCTTTCATCTGGGTCTCCTCCCACACGAGCATGTCTTCGTTGGAAGAGGAAAAGTCGATGGGCGCCGTGTAGCGTGGAAACTAGGCCGATCCTTCCTGCGGCGCCAGGCTGAGTGCGAGGGCTTCATTTTTCAGTTTCTCTCGCAACTGCTCTTCCACCTTCGTCGCTCGTTGGAGCATTTCGTCTGCTGCGGTCGAGAGCGCCTG
This region of Thermodesulfobacteriota bacterium genomic DNA includes:
- a CDS encoding enoyl-CoA hydratase-related protein, whose amino-acid sequence is MPYEFLSVTTEERVAVLRLERPKALNALCDGLVSELAAALDVLEGDPEVSVAILTGGADVFAAGADLKEMLGKTLPEVVAENFSGCCPRLAAFGLPVVAAVAGYALGGGCELVEMCDIVIAADTARFGHPEVSVGTMPGAGGTQRLPRAIGKHKALDLLLTGRMMDAAEAERAGLVSRVVPPAELLDTALAVARRIASHSRPVLKLLKQAVVQSQGMPLGEGLAFERKLFQLTFGFEDRREGMEAFVEKRKPRFRHR
- a CDS encoding thioesterase family protein; amino-acid sequence: MKETLKPGITYEHRFVVPASKTVPALYPEAEEFRAMPVVFATGFLVGLFEWACIQAVNPHLDWPAEQTVGTHIDVSHEAATPPGLAVTARVELVEVSGRKLVFHLEAHDGVDRISRGRHERFVIDKAKFDARVRGKAPAS